A single Deltaproteobacteria bacterium DNA region contains:
- a CDS encoding tetratricopeptide repeat protein produces MKPSAVPSTRDRTSPQRPFLNRFLITCRVGFLTFLGAVSACAPTPSTILKEAPSVEQTEEVVRITEKDQLQQAYRDFTMAAISLTRGNLEEARTYLESAIQQDPDSVYLHQKMALLLKELREYPEALAYAQKAVDLDPSDATSITLTGDLYALTGNDDLAVEHYRKILHMEPGNQRIRLLLTTILVRERQLQEALDHLDILIEQNPELVVAHYYRGRIHLEMNRYNEAEKALGEALRLNEGLEPALFDMATLYQMTDREEDAVSTYRKLVELYPDNIPARERLAVLYLKMGLQEESEDQAKEILKHSTPGAPERQALGLIYLRQGKIEDSITELELIVNAWPGDDKSRYYLATAYEEKGEIKSALEHFRKIPSASQYFVNAQIHIAHLLTTQEEFDAAIEVMEKAISLEQDRIELYLMLASVYEAKEAYDQAITVIREGLKLDGRNIDLIFRLGALLDKKGDKEASIEQMRKILEIDPNHADALNYIGYTYAEEGIRLDEAMALIKKALAIRPESGYIMDSLGWVYYKKGIYDKAVLHLEKAVQLTPNDPTIHEHLGDVYFKKQDYEKALRYYMKALSLNPAQEKQVKEKITEVQELLKQKN; encoded by the coding sequence ATGAAACCGTCTGCCGTACCCTCCACCAGAGATCGCACCAGCCCTCAACGGCCGTTCCTGAACAGGTTCTTGATAACGTGCCGGGTGGGTTTCCTCACTTTCCTGGGGGCCGTCTCCGCGTGTGCGCCGACACCCTCCACTATTTTGAAAGAAGCCCCCTCGGTTGAACAGACCGAAGAGGTGGTTCGGATCACGGAAAAAGATCAACTCCAGCAGGCCTACCGGGATTTTACCATGGCGGCCATCTCCTTGACCCGGGGAAATCTCGAAGAAGCCCGGACATACCTTGAATCCGCAATCCAGCAAGATCCCGACTCGGTTTATCTGCACCAGAAAATGGCGCTCCTTCTAAAAGAGCTGAGAGAGTACCCCGAGGCCCTGGCCTATGCTCAAAAGGCGGTCGATCTGGATCCTTCGGACGCCACGAGCATCACATTGACAGGGGATCTCTACGCGCTCACCGGCAATGATGACCTGGCAGTGGAACATTATCGGAAGATCCTTCACATGGAACCGGGGAACCAGCGCATCCGGCTCCTGTTGACCACCATACTGGTGAGAGAGCGGCAGCTCCAGGAGGCCCTTGATCACCTGGACATACTGATCGAACAAAATCCTGAACTGGTGGTGGCCCATTACTACCGCGGCCGTATCCATCTGGAAATGAATCGCTACAACGAGGCGGAAAAGGCATTGGGGGAGGCGTTGCGACTCAATGAAGGCCTGGAACCCGCCCTTTTTGACATGGCCACGCTGTATCAGATGACAGACAGAGAGGAAGATGCCGTCAGCACCTATCGGAAACTGGTGGAACTCTACCCGGACAATATCCCGGCCCGGGAAAGACTGGCGGTTTTATACCTGAAAATGGGCCTTCAAGAAGAATCCGAAGACCAGGCCAAAGAGATCCTGAAACACTCAACCCCGGGGGCGCCCGAGCGTCAGGCGCTTGGACTCATTTATCTGAGGCAGGGGAAGATTGAAGATTCCATAACAGAGCTGGAATTGATCGTCAATGCCTGGCCGGGTGACGATAAATCGAGGTACTACCTGGCCACTGCCTATGAAGAGAAAGGAGAGATCAAGAGCGCCCTGGAACACTTCAGAAAGATCCCTTCCGCTTCCCAATACTTTGTCAATGCCCAGATACACATCGCCCATCTTCTGACCACACAGGAAGAATTCGATGCGGCCATCGAGGTCATGGAAAAAGCCATATCACTGGAGCAGGACAGGATCGAACTCTATCTGATGCTTGCATCTGTTTACGAGGCCAAGGAGGCATACGACCAGGCCATCACCGTTATCCGGGAGGGGCTGAAATTAGACGGCCGCAATATCGACCTTATCTTCCGGCTGGGCGCGCTTCTGGATAAGAAAGGGGACAAGGAAGCAAGCATTGAACAGATGCGGAAGATCCTTGAAATCGATCCGAACCATGCGGACGCACTCAACTACATCGGGTATACCTATGCCGAAGAGGGGATCAGGCTGGACGAGGCAATGGCCCTCATTAAAAAGGCATTGGCAATTAGACCTGAGAGCGGGTACATCATGGACAGCCTCGGATGGGTGTATTACAAGAAGGGGATTTATGACAAGGCCGTTCTCCACCTTGAAAAGGCGGTACAACTCACACCCAATGATCCCACCATCCATGAGCATCTGGGTGACGTCTATTTCAAGAAACAGGATTATGAAAAAGCGCTCCGCT
- a CDS encoding RNA polymerase factor sigma-32 codes for MKDPKKAYTPEEMKDSPAKRKKERVLPPSVHLAETALVPFDPLQIYLIEIKRYDLLTREEERELAIRVMEQKDDEAAFKLVTANLRLVVKIAMDFHRYWTKNLLDLIQEGNLGLLQAVKKFDPYRGIKFSYYASFWIKAYILKFIMDNWKLVKIGTTQSQRKLFFNLAKERDKLIAQGFAPEPRLLAERLDVKEEEVVEMTQRLGGWEVSLSSPMGEDSREAFGAFLPDPRTPIDDQLSEMENRDLLIKSLREFRKTLSGKEADIFDNRIMAEKPLTLQDLGDKYNISRERIRQLQEKIINQIKKWLKEKIPNFDEEFGDFLK; via the coding sequence ATGAAGGACCCCAAAAAGGCATACACACCCGAAGAGATGAAAGATTCGCCTGCGAAAAGGAAAAAAGAAAGGGTATTGCCCCCGTCTGTTCACCTCGCGGAAACCGCCCTGGTCCCCTTTGACCCGCTCCAGATTTACCTGATCGAGATAAAGCGGTATGACCTCCTTACGAGAGAGGAAGAGAGAGAACTGGCCATACGGGTCATGGAACAGAAGGATGACGAGGCCGCCTTCAAGCTCGTCACCGCCAATCTGAGACTGGTTGTAAAGATCGCCATGGATTTTCACCGGTACTGGACAAAAAATCTGCTGGACCTGATCCAGGAAGGGAACCTGGGCCTCCTCCAGGCAGTGAAAAAATTCGATCCCTATCGGGGGATAAAATTTTCCTACTATGCTTCGTTCTGGATCAAGGCCTATATCCTTAAGTTTATCATGGATAACTGGAAGTTGGTCAAAATTGGGACGACACAGAGCCAGCGCAAATTATTTTTCAACCTCGCAAAGGAACGGGACAAACTGATCGCCCAGGGCTTTGCCCCTGAACCCAGGCTGCTGGCCGAAAGGCTCGACGTCAAAGAAGAAGAAGTCGTTGAAATGACGCAACGTCTGGGTGGATGGGAGGTTTCCCTCAGTTCGCCCATGGGTGAAGATTCAAGAGAGGCCTTCGGGGCCTTCCTGCCCGACCCGAGGACACCCATAGACGATCAACTCTCAGAGATGGAAAATCGCGATCTCCTCATCAAGAGCCTGCGCGAATTCCGCAAAACCCTTTCGGGCAAAGAGGCCGACATATTTGACAATCGCATCATGGCGGAAAAGCCGTTGACGCTTCAGGATCTGGGGGACAAATACAATATTTCCCGCGAAAGGATCCGGCAGCTCCAGGAAAAAATCATCAATCAGATAAAGAAATGGCTGAAGGAAAAAATACCTAATTTCGACGAAGAGTTCGGGGATTTCCTGAAGTAA
- the tyrS gene encoding tyrosine--tRNA ligase produces MENVLDIFEERGFVEQITDKSLVSRLLEGRVTCYIGFDPTARSFHAGSLLPIMALVHMQRAGHRPIAVIGGGTALIGDPSGKTEMRPIITREEIHENAAYLKTQLARFIDFSEDKALMVNNADWLTRLNYIDFLRDIGRHFSVNRMLSAESYRARLETGLNFIEFNYMLLQAYDFWHLFKSYDCRLQMGGNDQWGNILAGADLTRRMEGEIIHGLTFPLLTTSSGIKMGKTHKGAVWLDPELTSPYEYYQYWINQDDPDVGRFLSLFTLLPMDEIRRLRRLEGADIRKAKEVLAYEATRLCHGKDAADQAQKASRQLFGLDASAASESVPIYRISRNQLDSGIPAYILFEDSGLCKTRGEARRLIVQGGGYLNGYKIETFDQLVNIEDFEDNSLLLRAGKKRYMKVILD; encoded by the coding sequence ATGGAAAACGTCTTAGACATCTTTGAAGAACGGGGTTTTGTCGAGCAGATTACGGACAAATCCCTTGTCTCCCGGTTGCTGGAGGGGCGGGTCACCTGCTATATCGGCTTCGATCCCACTGCCAGGAGCTTCCATGCGGGAAGCCTCCTTCCTATTATGGCCCTGGTGCACATGCAGCGGGCGGGTCACCGGCCCATTGCGGTCATCGGGGGGGGAACCGCCCTGATTGGAGATCCCAGTGGAAAGACCGAGATGCGTCCCATTATCACCCGCGAAGAAATTCATGAAAATGCCGCCTATCTGAAAACACAGCTGGCCAGGTTCATCGATTTCAGTGAAGACAAGGCCCTCATGGTGAACAACGCCGACTGGCTGACGCGTCTCAATTACATCGATTTCTTAAGAGATATCGGCCGGCACTTCAGCGTCAACAGGATGTTGAGTGCGGAAAGCTACAGGGCCAGATTGGAGACAGGCCTCAATTTCATCGAATTCAACTACATGCTGTTGCAGGCCTATGATTTCTGGCATCTTTTCAAGTCGTACGACTGCCGCCTTCAGATGGGTGGAAACGACCAGTGGGGCAATATCCTGGCAGGGGCGGACCTTACCCGACGCATGGAAGGGGAGATCATACACGGTCTTACATTCCCTCTACTGACCACATCGTCAGGCATCAAGATGGGCAAGACGCACAAGGGGGCTGTCTGGCTGGACCCGGAATTGACCTCGCCTTATGAATACTATCAGTATTGGATCAATCAGGATGATCCGGATGTGGGACGGTTTCTGTCCCTCTTCACCCTCCTGCCGATGGACGAAATCCGCCGGTTGCGGAGGCTCGAAGGTGCGGATATTCGAAAGGCCAAGGAAGTCCTGGCATATGAGGCCACCCGACTGTGTCATGGGAAAGACGCGGCAGACCAGGCGCAGAAGGCCTCCAGGCAGTTATTCGGTCTTGATGCATCCGCCGCGTCTGAATCCGTACCGATTTACCGAATCAGCCGGAACCAGCTCGATAGCGGCATCCCTGCCTATATCCTTTTCGAGGATTCAGGCCTTTGCAAGACGCGGGGCGAGGCCCGCCGGCTGATCGTCCAGGGAGGCGGATATTTGAACGGATACAAGATCGAGACATTTGATCAGTTGGTCAACATCGAAGACTTTGAGGACAATTCCCTCCTCCTGAGGGCGGGGAAGAAACGGTACATGAAGGTGATTCTGGATTGA
- a CDS encoding DUF4115 domain-containing protein translates to MDTEERHPLNLNHTDAGEDWEFPSGKELGPLLKAKRKEAGLTHAQISERLKISARFLEALENEDWDRLPSPAFIKGFIRSYARVLGLSEEGLIALYQETAPPSQPMPRPLQAMPRKKRGILYLILVFVVLAGGFVAYEWLERPGPGELTTQQEPPLPAEERSDAERIDPGGRLQLEKEEAPPDEMPGPSAPLETDTESPQEVPAPAPGPEDTRSIDHPDTLADAPQETEEPAAPSETASLPPAETPVPDTAPVPENDMPPLILKADVKERTWVRVTIDQEKPKEYILDPESNPQWRAHEGFELLIGNAGGIDLEFNGRKMENLGKQGQVIRLRLPSEDERSVSTD, encoded by the coding sequence ATGGATACTGAGGAACGCCATCCCCTAAATTTAAACCACACCGATGCAGGCGAGGATTGGGAATTCCCCTCCGGCAAGGAACTCGGCCCCCTTTTGAAGGCCAAACGGAAAGAAGCGGGACTTACCCATGCCCAGATCTCCGAACGCCTTAAGATCAGTGCCCGTTTCCTTGAGGCATTGGAAAACGAGGATTGGGACCGTCTCCCTTCTCCCGCATTTATAAAAGGCTTTATCCGATCCTATGCCCGGGTCCTTGGATTGTCAGAAGAGGGTCTCATCGCCCTCTACCAGGAGACGGCCCCCCCTTCCCAGCCGATGCCGAGACCGCTTCAGGCAATGCCCAGGAAAAAAAGGGGGATTCTTTACCTTATACTGGTCTTTGTTGTCCTGGCCGGAGGATTTGTTGCCTATGAATGGTTGGAACGTCCGGGCCCCGGAGAGTTGACGACGCAACAGGAGCCCCCCCTTCCGGCAGAGGAGAGGTCGGATGCCGAACGGATAGATCCGGGCGGCCGGTTGCAATTGGAAAAGGAAGAAGCACCCCCGGATGAGATGCCGGGACCGTCCGCTCCCCTTGAAACCGATACGGAGTCGCCCCAGGAGGTTCCGGCCCCGGCCCCCGGCCCTGAAGACACACGATCCATTGATCACCCCGATACACTTGCAGATGCCCCTCAGGAGACGGAGGAACCGGCAGCTCCTTCAGAAACAGCAAGTCTGCCGCCAGCTGAAACACCGGTCCCGGATACGGCCCCGGTCCCGGAAAACGACATGCCGCCTTTGATCCTGAAAGCCGATGTCAAGGAGCGGACCTGGGTCAGGGTGACCATAGACCAGGAAAAACCCAAGGAATATATCCTGGATCCTGAAAGCAATCCCCAATGGCGGGCCCATGAGGGGTTTGAATTGCTGATCGGCAACGCCGGGGGGATCGATCTTGAATTCAACGGCAGAAAGATGGAAAATCTGGGTAAACAGGGGCAGGTCATTCGACTGAGGCTTCCCTCAGAAGATGAAAGGAGCGTCTCAACAGACTAG
- a CDS encoding SurA N-terminal domain-containing protein, with the protein MNTLRTVSQWMVVFAATLVFVSPVPAETQNRVVAIVNNEVITLYELNGKIRELTGFSPRELKERSEDMYIETRRKVLNDLIDQKIALEKIRELEITVSPEEVDQAIERVKADNQLDQEGLLAQLKERGTSYEAYRKSIKTELERMRLISYEVQSKIMLKEEDIEKYYKEHIDEFTSGGKIRLALIFLRQADPTDKEEVRNLYQRAQDIYKMIENGEDFGNLARKFSSGPGAKDGGDLGTFKLSELNPEMAEQIKGLSAGDVAKPIIRPEGIQIIKVVEKDAEGVKSLEQVRNAIQSILYREELERRYSAWISELRDKAYTKIIF; encoded by the coding sequence ATGAATACATTACGAACCGTATCTCAATGGATGGTGGTTTTCGCCGCGACCCTGGTATTCGTCTCCCCTGTCCCGGCCGAGACCCAAAACAGGGTCGTCGCCATCGTCAACAATGAAGTGATCACCCTTTATGAGCTTAACGGAAAGATAAGGGAGCTTACCGGATTCTCCCCCAGGGAACTCAAAGAGAGATCTGAGGATATGTATATCGAGACCCGGCGAAAGGTTCTCAACGACCTCATCGACCAGAAAATCGCCCTTGAAAAAATCCGGGAATTGGAGATAACCGTATCGCCCGAAGAGGTGGATCAGGCGATTGAAAGGGTAAAAGCGGACAATCAGCTGGACCAGGAAGGCCTCCTTGCCCAACTGAAAGAACGGGGGACCTCCTATGAGGCCTACAGGAAATCGATCAAGACCGAGTTAGAGAGAATGCGGTTGATCAGCTATGAGGTCCAATCCAAGATCATGCTGAAGGAGGAAGATATTGAGAAGTACTACAAGGAGCACATTGATGAGTTTACCAGCGGGGGAAAGATCCGCCTGGCGCTCATTTTTCTCAGGCAAGCGGATCCGACGGACAAGGAAGAGGTCCGGAATCTGTATCAGAGGGCCCAAGACATCTATAAAATGATCGAAAACGGTGAGGATTTCGGCAACCTGGCGAGAAAATTTTCCAGTGGGCCCGGGGCCAAGGACGGCGGTGATCTCGGCACTTTCAAACTGTCGGAACTGAACCCGGAAATGGCCGAACAAATCAAGGGCCTCTCCGCTGGAGACGTGGCCAAGCCGATCATCAGACCCGAGGGCATTCAAATCATCAAGGTCGTAGAAAAGGACGCGGAAGGGGTCAAATCACTCGAACAGGTCCGGAATGCGATTCAATCCATCCTCTACCGTGAAGAGCTCGAGAGAAGATATTCCGCCTGGATCAGCGAGTTGAGGGACAAGGCATATACCAAGATCATTTTTTAA
- a CDS encoding peptidylprolyl isomerase: MVRQLIDYLLIIEFGRKMGIAVTEAEFQEELAALKKDYTEAEFREALLRAHVEPDSWESRLKTQLLFSKVVREVSKGVEPPSYEEIKAYFQEHRDEFRCPERVKFRQIVCASPEAAQRLRARLTAGEDMGELAKAHSTAPEAENYGEVGWVGRGDLIESMEHVLFSLVPGKVSPVVKTPFGYHLFEVVAHRPAGPGELMDVMDIIESRLLRQRQDRFYEKWLKKLRAESKVRVNQEILSKLKLS, encoded by the coding sequence ATGGTCAGGCAACTCATCGACTATCTTCTCATTATTGAATTTGGAAGGAAAATGGGCATCGCGGTCACTGAGGCGGAATTCCAGGAAGAGCTGGCGGCGCTCAAGAAGGACTACACAGAAGCTGAATTTCGGGAAGCCTTATTGCGGGCCCATGTGGAACCGGATTCATGGGAATCCCGTCTGAAAACCCAACTCCTCTTCAGCAAGGTTGTCCGGGAGGTCTCCAAAGGCGTGGAGCCACCCAGCTATGAAGAGATAAAGGCCTATTTCCAGGAGCACAGGGATGAATTCAGATGCCCGGAGAGGGTGAAATTCCGTCAGATCGTCTGCGCGTCTCCGGAAGCGGCACAGCGGCTTAGGGCGCGTCTTACGGCCGGCGAAGACATGGGAGAACTGGCAAAAGCACATTCCACGGCCCCTGAGGCCGAAAATTACGGCGAGGTGGGATGGGTCGGTCGGGGCGATCTGATCGAATCCATGGAACATGTCCTTTTCTCGTTAGTGCCCGGAAAGGTCAGCCCGGTTGTCAAAACCCCTTTCGGGTATCATCTTTTTGAGGTGGTGGCCCATCGACCCGCCGGTCCCGGAGAGCTCATGGACGTCATGGATATCATCGAATCCAGACTGCTCCGGCAGCGGCAAGACCGCTTTTACGAAAAATGGTTGAAAAAACTGAGGGCTGAGTCTAAAGTCAGAGTTAATCAAGAAATCTTAAGTAAATTAAAACTATCTTAA